In Rosa chinensis cultivar Old Blush chromosome 1, RchiOBHm-V2, whole genome shotgun sequence, a genomic segment contains:
- the LOC112179638 gene encoding probable transcriptional regulator RABBIT EARS: protein MLNQYYSSSSSSMNSVMSSSSATWEEKAFAEDAAGSLGGGGCIWPPRSYSCSFCMREFRSAQALGGHMNVHRRDRARLKQCLHNTSTANPTLATDHHVPHHLKNHSHSFVASCPFSAPRAFLSPCSSSNCCSAAAAASWSDSKPANLPEKNVMVMRSSSEEDHSIVSLQGGNQVGDYVETDLSVGLINTVVRGNRQLAGSCGEEASTCKRPKIASAMNTAPFPFFLQSAEVTGLMAAANSMEDLDLELRLGDPTPKVK, encoded by the coding sequence ATGTTGAATCAGTACTACtcctcgtcgtcgtcgtcgatgAACTCAGTCATGAGTAGCTCATCGGCGACATGGGAAGAGAAGGCTTTCGCTGAAGACGCGGCCGGTTCGCTTGGCGGCGGTGGTTGCATATGGCCGCCTAGGTCTTATTCTTGCAGTTTTTGTATGAGGGAGTTCAGGTCGGCTCAAGCTCTTGGGGGTCACATGAATGTTCACAGAAGAGACAGAGCTAGACTCAAGCAATGTCTTCACAACACTAGTACTGCTAATCCTACACTAGCTACAGATCATCATGTCCCTCATCACCTTAAAAATCATAGCCATAGCTTTGTTGCATCTTGTCCTTTTTCAGCTCCTagggcttttctctctccttgttcttcttcaaaTTGTTGTTCCGCTGCTGCTGCAGCGTCTTGGTCAGATTCGAAACCAGCTAATCTACCGGAGAAGAATGTCATGGTGATGAGGTCATCATCAGAAGAAGATCATTCTATTGTAAGCCTGCAGGGTGGTAATCAAGTTGGGGATTATGTCGAAACCGATTTGTCAGTGGGGTTGATTAATACAGTTGTTAGAGGAAACAGACAATTAGCTGGGTCTTGTGGGGAAGAGGCAAGCACTTGTAAAAGGCCTAAGATTGCTTCTGCTATGAACACAGCACCATTTCCATTCTTTCTCCAATCTGCAGAGGTAACTGGACTTATGGCTGCAGCTAACTCCATGGAAGATTTGGATCTTGAGCTCAGGCTTGGTGACCCAACTCCCAAGGTCAAATGA
- the LOC112176466 gene encoding uncharacterized protein LOC112176466, translating into MSRSRLEQLISGSRLEQLKPPTLVALPEKTKALLVRCMRVGLILCLIASIALGLCSAFSSQSHWFPLLDRNRTRSATSIFSTTGVDSEPPTNISHILFSIGSSVNTWRDRSRYAEAWWDRNTTRGYVWLDAKPENLTNVSAYYIPYRVSGNWTRFKYSHSQSAVRIARVVVDSFNLRLPNVRWFVMGDDDTVFFPHNLVSVLSRYDHNRMYYIGGNSESVEQDVMHAYDMAFGGGGFAISYPLAARLAELMDGCLERYYNMYGSDQRVWACVSETGVSLTQLGGFHQFDIRGDPYGVLAAHPLAPLLSLHHIDALAPIFPNQTHLDSIKSLVHAYRVDPPRILQQSVCYDRRRKWTVSISWGYTLQLYPTMVSALDLRRPLQTFKTWRSWADGPFTFNTRPVSSNPCERPITYFLEHVKDGKSGNTLTTYKRFGHKERECNRTDYHHAMAMQRIVVLSRKMDPQYWTKELAPRRQCSEIKNRASLRGGTMMIKIRRCRPSESITI; encoded by the exons ATGAGTCGAAGCCGATTGGAGCAGCTAATAAGTGGAAGCCGGTTGGAGCAGCTTAAACCTCCGACCTTGGTGGCATTGCCGGAAAAAACCAAGGCTTTATTGGTCCGCTGCATGCGCGTGGGACTCATCCTCTGTCTGATCGCGTCAATCGCACTCGGCCTCTGCTCCGCCTTCTCTTCCCAATCCCACTGGTTTCCCCTCCTCGACCGGAACCGAACCCGCTCCGCTACCTCCATCTTCTCCACCACCGGCGTCGACAGCGAACCCCCCACCAACATCTCCCACATTCTCTTCAGCATCGGCAGCTCCGTCAACACGTGGCGCGATCGGAGCCGCTACGCCGAAGCATGGTGGGACCGGAACACAACACGCGGATACGTTTGGCTGGACGCGAAACCCGAGAACTTAACTAACGTGTCGGCTTATTATATCCCGTACCGGGTGTCGGGAAACTGGACCCGGTTCAAGTACAGCCACTCGCAGTCGGCGGTCCGGATCGCCCGGGTCGTGGTGGACAGCTTCAACCTCCGGCTGCCGAACGTGAGGTGGTTCGTGATGGGAGACGACGACACGGTGTTCTTCCCCCACAACTTGGTCTCGGTGCTGTCACGTTACGACCATAACCGGATGTACTACATTGGCGGGAACTCGGAGAGCGTCGAGCAGGACGTGATGCACGCGTACGACATGGCGTTCGGCGGCGGCGGGTTCGCCATCAGCTACCCGCTGGCGGCGCGTCTGGCGGAGCTGATGGACGGGTGTTTGGAACGGTACTACAACATGTACGGCTCCGATCAGAGGGTGTGGGCCTGCGTGAGCGAGACAGGTGTGTCTCTCACGCAGCTGGGTGGGTTCCACCAG TTTGACATCAGAGGTGATCCTTATGGTGTTTTAGCGGCTCACCCATTGGCACCACTATTGTCCCTTCACCACATTGACGCCTTGGCACCCATTTTCCCCAACCAGACCCATCTAGACTCGATCAAGTCCCTCGTCCATGCATACCGGGTTGACCCACCTCGGATCCTACAACAAAGTGTCTGCTATGACCGGAGGCGTAAATGGACAGTGTCCATTTCATGGGGCTACACCCTTCAGCTCTACCCCACAATGGTGTCGGCTCTTGATCTTCGAAGGCCGTTGCAAACGTTCAAGACGTGGCGGAGTTGGGCTGATGGACCCTTCACGTTCAATACCCGACCAGTGAGTTCCAACCCGTGTGAGCGGCCAATCACTTATTTTTTGGAGCATGTTAAGGACGGCAAGAGTGGGAATACTTTGACCACTTACAAGAGGTTCGGTCATAAAGAGAGGGAATGTAATAGAACAGACTATCATCATGCAATGGCAATGCAGAGGATCGTAGTTCTCTCAAGGAAGATGGACCCTCAGTACTGGACAAAG GAGCTGGCTCCGCGTAGACAGTGCAGCGAGATTAAGAATCGTGCAAGCTTAAGGGGCGGAACGATGATGATTAAAATTAGGAGATGTAGACCCTCGGAATCTATAACAATATAG